The Oncorhynchus mykiss isolate Arlee chromosome 10, USDA_OmykA_1.1, whole genome shotgun sequence nucleotide sequence GTATCATTGATTTACGCTGCAgtagatgttgttcaattggtcacatacatttgtgtcttcttctaatgccctCTTaatgggaaagtaatctaaaagtagctgaatgtaatcagattacgctACAGCATTTGGGTAATctaaaagttacgttactgattacagttttggacaggtaactaataactgtaacagattacatttagaaagtgaCTTACCCAACCCTGACAATCAGAATGGAAAAGGACCCATTGAAaccacttagaatgtatgtgttgccaccctaggatcactcactactcataacgcaccctgggatcactcactactcataaagcaccctaggatcactcactacccataaagcaccctaggatcactcactacccataaagcaccctaggatcactcactactcataaagcaccctaggatcactcactactcataaagcaccctaggatcactcactacccataaagcaccctaggatcactcactactcataaagcaccctaggatcactcactactcataaagcaccctaggatcactcactactcataaagcaccctaggatcactcactactcataaagcaccctaggatcactcactactcataaagcaccctaggatcactcactatccataaagcaccctgggatcactcactactcataaagcaccctaggatcactcactactcataaagcaccctaggatcactcactactcataaagcaccctaggatcactcactatccataaagcaccctaggatcactcactactcataacgcaccctaggatcactcactactcataaagcaccctaggatcactcactactcataaagcaccctaggatcactcactactcataaagcaccctgggatcactcactactcataaagcaccctaggatcactcactactcataaagcaaatgtagagcttttattattcaaaaacataaaataccatCAAATATCGTCATAAATTTGAAGAAATACAAttatatgatattttggccatatcgcccaggtTGGGTCATTGTTTTCCAAGTTACTAAATGTTAACTTTGTCTGTCTTTTTTGATAAGACATTTCAGTTCAAGTGATATGTTTCCGTTCTTCTGCCAGCACTGGAAAATGGCAATATATACCCTAAAGGGATAGTGTGCTTTTAGGTTTGGCTGTAAACTGTCACAATCAGCAGAACTGTAGATTTGTTTTCTCGGGATCCCTCAGGCAACAGGCCAAGAGCACTGCAAAGCGCCTTAAAGCAAGCAACCAATCAAGTGGGCTTAATTCtgtgctttttaaaaaaaaatatcaccAACATCTCTCTAGTTTAGGAGGTTTAGAATATAActcgttttttttgtgtgtgtttgtcatagACAAACACATTCAGTGGGGCTACCATCAGACAGAGGGCTTGGTGTGAACTATAAAGTCACTACCAGGGCCCCCATGCTCTGGCAGTGGAATTAAGGCCCTAGAGAGGAATGAAGGCCCTGAAACAgagggtctgtgtcccaaatgggactctaatccctatatagtgcactacttttgcccagagccccatggctgccatttgggacacactagAGTAGTAGGCTTTATATCCAGAGCAGAGGGGTTAAGTATGTAAAGATGGCTGTGATGTGTGCTACACTGTATGGTCTCTTCTCTGTGAGGGTATAAAGGAATTAAACcctgcagtcagacagacacaggcctgtggaaacaaaacaaaacaagcttTCAGAGCAGGAGAAAGCCAATGAGCAGCCAGGGACATGACGTCAGCTTACGACAGATAGGCGTGGTCCAGCCCCGGCCTGAAGCTGTTGGATGCCATGACAGTCAGTGATCACTGGTGTTAGAAGATCATGGGAGTTATCCCACCTCTGACCTCTATCGTTGTGTGAATCATCATGAATGACTAACTGTGTATTCCAATAGCCTCCTTAGTTTTCCTGGTTCAGCATAGAGTATGTTATCTTGATTTTCCTAGCTAACCTAGCTACTCAATATTTCTTTGTTTATCATGACGAGCTATGTAGGTTATACCAATATAAAACGTTGTTTCAGCCAGTAAGGGAACACATGGCGAAATTAACATATGGCACGGCCAAATTTTCAAATCTGCCAATAGAAGTCATTTACAAGATAAAAATACTGTTTTAATGTAAACTGAATATTGAAAATATGAAAATTCTGTTTTAAGGTAAACTGGAAATTATAAATATATGATAAAACTGCAACACCGAGCCATTCCTGTTCCtattttttcccctctctgtctcctaggTGACAGAGTCGAACGAGGCCTTGTCCAACGAGGAGAGGAACCTGCTCTCTGTGGCCTATAAGAACGTGGTGGGGGCGCGGCGCTCGTCCTGGCGCGTCGTCTCCAGCATCGAGCAGAAGACCTCGGCGGACGGCAACGAGAAGAAGATGGAGATGGTGCGCGCGTACCGCGAGAAGATCGAGAAGGAGCTGGAGACCGTGTGTCAGAATGTGCTCAACCTCCTGGACAACTTCCTGATCAAGAACTGCAACGACACGCAGCACGAGAGCAAAGTGTTTTACCTGAAGATGAAAGGCGACTACTACCGCTACCTGGCCGAGGTGGCCACGGACGAGAAGAGGGTCGGCGTGGTGGAGTCCTCTGAGAAGTCCTACAGCGAGGCCCATGAGATCAGCAAGGAGCACATGCAGCCCACCCACCCCATACGCCTGGGTCTGGCCCTCAACTACTCCGTGTTTTACTACGAGATCCAGAATGCACCTGAGCAGGCCTGCCACCTGGCCAAGACCGCCTTCGATGACGCCATCGCTGAGCTAGACACCCTGAACGAGGACTCCTACAAAGACTCTACCCTCATCATGCAGCTGCTACGAGACAACTTGACACTGTGGACGAGCGACCAGCAAGACGACGAGGGTGGCGAGACCAATAACTAGAGAGTCCCTAAAGAGACCTCCGTGTCCTGTTTCAGCCAATACACACAACACGTCCACGCGCTCACAAATGACAACAAACAAAAATTAAACAGTTCTTAGAAATTTTTAAATGTTGGCTGGTGGAACTTTGGCAGCCAATTTTGCCGATGATACAACAGCAGCTGCAGTTCTTTATTTTTCCCAACGAATATAAAAAGTGAAGAAACAATGTAATTAAAAAGAGGAGTAGGACAGGAGATGAGTTTAGTTTCTAGTgtcgttaaaaaaaaaaaggaaaaaaaataatatataaaccCCTCCCTTCTTGATTGCCTCTGCAACTTTTGTCAAAACACCACTTGAGAATGAAGAAGGTCTGtggtcagtgagtcagtcagtcagtcagtgagtagaGTGTGGCTGTTAGAGACGACACCCTCACGCTGGCATGGAGACCGGCATGTTATGTCGTTAGCTACATGAAGTGGAGCTGCTAATTTAACTTATGTGGTAAGGGAGGAGGAACATTCAAAATTGTAAGGGGCGATCGACGCTTGTGCATAAAATAAAATTAATATATagaatattaaaaaaatatataataataattaatcacctcgcaaaaaaaaaaataagagtaATAACAGTTTCCTGATAGGGTGAAAGAGCTATCTTATCTCTAGCCAGACACCTCAGACTTACCACCATGGGAATCTAGAAGTACGCCTCACCCTGTAATGGTAATCGTTGAGTGAAGTCAGTTATTGTTTGTGGTTATTGAACATAACCCAATGATTTGTTCCCATGATCTCAGCAATTGGTTTGGACCCAGTCATCTAGAGTACTGTAACGAACGCAGGAGGAAACAAGTACAGTCCTCTCATGCACTGATACGCTACACAGTCATCTAGAGTACTGTAACGAAAGCAGGAGGAAACAGACCGCCAGTACAGTCCTCTCATGCACTGATACGCTACACAGTCATCTAGAGTACTGTAACGAAAGCAGGAGGAAACAGACCGCCAGTACAGCCCTCTCATGCACTGATACGCTACACAGTCATCCAGACTAGAGTACTGTAACGAAAGCAGGAGGAAACAGACCGCCAGTCCTCTCATGCACTGATACGCTATACAGTCGTCCAGACTAGAGTACTGTAACGAAAGCAGGAGGAAACACACCGCCAGTCCTCTCATGCACTGATACGCTACACAGACACAAAACATTTTCAAGTACACGgttatcattattattactactCACCCCTTACCGAGGTTGTCAAGGGTGCCATATTATTAGAATATCAAAAATATGCTAACACAATGAAAATGAAAACGCTAAAACGTACCAAATGTAATTATTTTGTAGAGGGGATCATTTGATATCGTTAAAGCAACAGAATTTTGCCCTAAATTAAGGTACATTTATGTTTACAATAATTACTTATTGTAGATCTTTGAAATGACACACAGTTGACTGGAACCACGCGCTCCACGATACACCTTTCTTTTGGGCGCTGGCCAATATATAAAAACAGTTTTGTTTTTCTTCTTTCTGTTAACCTTTTAATTGTCAAGAAATACATTTGCCTATCATACTGTTCCTTGAGTGTAAAATGGTGACTACTCCAAtagcagggtggcctagtggttagaacgttggactagtaactgtaaggttgcaagttcaaacccccctcCCTACCTGACAAGGCACAAAGCTGTCGttctaacccactgttccccggtaggccgtcattgaaaataagaatttgttcttaactgacttgcctagttaaatgaaggttaaaaaaatatatattctccaTATTATAATACTGTGCATGCTGGTGACGTATTTACCTACATTAACTTGACTGCCTTACTATGAACTTATACTGTAGACGTGATGTAATTCATATGAACATGAAATGACTGGATTTCAATCTGATTTTTTTTCTATTTATACTTTATAGTGGATTTGTTTGAACATTTATTTTcatatttgtttttcttttctcCATCTGCTGGAAGTACACTATACCAAAAACAGTGACTGTTAACATTAAATCGATCTGTAATGGACATTGCTATTGTGACATGCAATTCTTGTATTgacgggaggggaggggaggggaggcatgaggggaggggaggggaagcatgaggggaggggaggtgaggcatgaggggaggggagggggagagggaggtgaggcatgaggggaggggaggggaggcatgAAGGGAGGTGAGGCATGAGGGGAGCGGGAGGGGAGgcatgaggggaggggaggtgaggcatgaggggaggggagggcgaGGGGAGGCAAGTGTTAGCTTGACCTTTGACATTACCATCTGGTGTTTTTGTCATAGTGACATATAATGATCACATTGTAAAATAGTGGATTTATTTACAGTATCTTAATAATGACCTTTCTGTCAGTGCTTTTAAATGTCAtgatgtcattattattattgcagTGAGATAGCCAAGGTAAAacagtgttttgtttttcttaCGTAGGAATTCACCCATGGACCTGGTATCTTAATGTGAGTCATGTAGTTGTGACTCAACAGAAAAATAATAACAGTTATAAAATTACAACAATAATTCAACTGTAATTTAAATATTACTAAGAGTTTCAAAAGATATTTCAGTGCTGCTGTTGTTAGATTCATATCAACCATATAGGTGTTTGGCCTTTTGCGATTAGTTAGGTGAAATTAGATCTAAGATTACCTCTGgatgacagaaagagaagacGACCTTCATGCTGGATCAGAGCCTGTCCCCTATTCACCGACACCCCTATCCAAAGTCAACAGCATTATCTATCTGCCTGAGTAGAATGGAGTCAGTAGGGTATCTGTAAGCAGATTGTGTTCATTACCTAGAGTAGTTATTGATTTTGGTATCAGGGTTGGTTCCTCTACAGTCAATGGAAGGCAGGGGAAGTAAATCAATCCTTGATGAAGCACTGGAGGATTCCGGTACAGCATGGCCTATACAGCTGACTGGTGGACAGACATGTCTGCTTCAGAGAACAGGAGGGTTGCATATAACCCATCACATAGGCTTTCAGCAAATAACCTAGGCAGTACATGACCAAGGAAGTCAATGAACAAGGCAGTAAATGAACAAGGCAGTAAATAACCAAGGCAGTAAATGACTAAGGCAGTAAAAGACCAAGGCAGTAAATGATTAAGGCAGTAAATGACCAAGGAAGTAAATGACCAAGGAAGTCAATAAATAAGGCAGTAAATGACCAAAGCAGTAAATGACTAAGGCAGTAAATGACCAAGGAAGTAAATGGTTAAGGCGGTAAATAACCAAGGCAGTAAATAACCAAGGCAGTAAATGACTAAGGCAGTAAATGACCAAGGCAGTAAATAACCAAGGCAGTAAATGACCAAGGCCGTAAATGACCAAGGCAGTAAATAACCAAGGCAGTAAATAACTAAGGCAGTAAATAACTAAGGCAGTAAATGACCAAGGCAGTAAATAACCAAGGCAGTAAATGACCAAGGCAGGAAATAAATAAGGCAGTACATTATTAAGGCAGTAAATGAACAAGGCAGTAAATGAACAAGACAGTAAATAACTAAGACAGTAAATGAACAAGGCAGTAAATAACCAAGGCAGTGAATGACCAAGGCAGTAAATGACTAAGGCAGTAAATTATTAAGGCAGTAAATGAACAAGGCAGTAAATGAACAAGGCAGTAAATAACTAAGGCAGTAAATGACCAAGGCAGTGAATGACCAAGGCAGTAAATGACTAAGGCAGTAAATTATTAAGGCAGTAAATGAACAAGGCAGTAAATGAACAAGGCAGTAAATAACCAAGGCAGTAAATAACCAAGGAAGTAAATGACAAAGGCAGTGAATGACTAAGGCAGTAAATGACCAAGGAAGTAAATAACTAAGGCAGTAAATGACTAAGGCTGTAAATAACCAAGGCAGTAAATGACTAAGGCAGTAAATTATTAAGGCAGTAAATGAACAAGGCAGTAAATGAACAAGGCAGTAAATAACTAAGGCAGTAAATAACCAAGGCAGTAAATTACTAAGGCAGTAAATGACCAAGGCAGTAAATAACCAAGGCAGTAAATAACTAAGGCAGTAAATGACTATGGCAGTAAATGAACAAGGCAGTAAATAACCAAGGAAGTAAATTACCACGGTAGTAAAGGACTAAGGCAGTACATGACCAAGGAAGTAAATAACTAAGGCAGTAAATGACTAAGGCAGTAAATGACTAAGTCAGTAACTGACCAAGACAGTAAATAACTAAGTCAGTAAATGACCAAGGCAGTGGGAAGGTGACTCCTGTCCTCTTGTTAGGAATGTGACTCCTGTCCTCTTGTTAGGAATGTGACTCCTGTCCTCTTGTTTAGGAAGGTGACTCCTGTCCTTTAGTTTAGGAAGGTGACTCCTGTCCTCCTGTTTAGGAAGGTGACTCCTGTCCTCCTGTTTAGGAAGGTGACTCCTGTCCTCTTGTTTAGGAAGGTGACTCCTGTCCTCTTGTTTAGGAAGGTGACTCCTGTCCTTTTGTTTAGGAAGGTGAGTCCTGTCCTCTTGTTTAGGAGGGTGACTCCTGTCCTCTTGTTTAGGAAGGTGACTGGTTCTGTGATCTCAGACAGCTTTGCTGGAGTGGATCCATCTGATCTTGGGAGAGAGGGTTCACTTTGGGCCCATAGGATTGCTGATGGTGCAGTCTTTCTCAGAGGCATCCTGAAATAAATTTGCACCGGAGTGATTTTGTCCAATGTGGTGAGTGAGTTCAAGGAGGAACGTATTTGTTTAGTGATTGCGAAAGGTACGTCATCTGTGGACGCTGGTTGACTGCAACTTTCCTCTACCTGGCAGGTACTGTATGTCACTGACAGTGAACAGGTATACATTACAGACAGTGAACAGGTAAACATTACAGacagtgaacaggtgttgtagcTCTATGTCTTCTGCTAAATGTAGTTAGAGTTATATTGGTGGTTGTACGATGCATTCCAAAAATGCTAAAAAATCCCTAAAATGTGACAGAGTCCAtctttaactggtactgtatgtagatacAGAGGTAATGCATCTGAGAACAGTGGGGAGgggggaggttagagggatgagggaagggtatagagggatgagagggatgatagagggaagggggaggatagagggaggttagagggatgagggaagaggatagagggatgagagggatgatagagggaagggggaggatagagggaggttagagggatgagggaagaggatagagggatgatagagggaagggggaggatagagggaagggggaggatagagagaagggggaagatcgagggaagggggaggatagagagaagggggaggatagagggaggttagagggatgagggaagaggatagagggatgagagggatgatagagggaagggggaggatagagggaagggggaggatagagggatgatagagagaagggggaggttagagggaggttagagggatgagggaagaggatagagggatgagagggatgatagagggaagggggaggatagagggaagggggaggatagagagaagggggaggatagagggaagggggaggatagagagaagggggaggatagagggaagggggaggatagagagaagggggaggatagagggaggttagagggatgagggaagaggatagagggatgagagggatgatagagggaagggggaggatagagggaagggggaggatagagggatgatagagagaagggggaggttagagggaggttagagggatgagggaagaggatagagggatgagagggagaatagagggatgagagaggaatgagagggatgatagagggaagggggaggatagagggaagggggaggatagagagaagggggaggatagagggaggttagagggatgagggaagaggatagagggatgagagggagaatagagggatgagagaggaatgagagggatgATAGAGGGAAGGTGGAGGATAGATGGATGAGAGGGAtgatagagagaagggggaggatagagggaggttagagggatgagggaagaggatagagggatgatagagggaagggggaggatagagggaagggggaggatagagagaagggggaggatagagggaatggggaggatagagagaagggggaggatagagggaggttagagggatgagggaagaggatagagggatgagagggatgatagagggaagggggaggatagagggaagggggaggatagagggatgatagagagaagagggaggttgTAAGGTGAAAGAGACTGGCTAATTATAGTAATCAGCTTGCCATCATGTGTATTAGTGGTATATGGGAGGGAGTCTGTGAGAGGAAAGTGTCTAGAAGTGTATTTATTAAATGTATCAACTCCTGACCCGGCATCACTATTGTACGATATGTAATCATGTACTTACCCATGTCACCACTCCTCAACCACGGTGAAATCAGAAGAATCAGAATACATTTCAACAGGGTCACTGGAAAAATGCAGACAAGAAAAAGCACTAACAACATTGTCATGAGCCCTGAGAATGGGGGCCCTGCTcgatcctctttttcctgtagtccacaatcatctcctttgtcttgatcacgttgagggagaggttgttaccCTGGCACCATACGaccatgtctctgtcctcctccctataggctgtctcgtcgtcgtcggtgatcaggcctaccactgttgtgtcatcggaaaactgaattatggtgttggagttgtgcctggccgtgcagtcatgagtaaacagggagtacaggatgggactgagcacgcacctctgaggggcccccgtgttgaggatcagcgtggcggatgtgttgttacctacccttaccacctgggggcgggccgtcaggaagtccaggatccagttgcagagggtagggtttagtcccagggtccttagtgtaGTGAGAATCTTTTCCTTCAGTTGGTCAACCTTCACATTTACCtctaccccagtaatcactcctttcaatggcacCCTTCTTGAGAGCAAAACTATTCACATCTCCTGCCCCCATTCGTTTAACACGGAGTGCCTGCaccctctgaccagcagaaacacaaacaattaccacaagaccacttctggttaccctcaccgattccacagAACCCAACTCTGTgttcacccaccctgaaaccacaaatggatcagccaaaaggcaagggtccacTTTTTCCAAAAACTTCTCTCctgtcacagactcatctttatcctgaccgCTGGTGCAAGCCTCAGGCTCCAATaacttcaccacacctaccacctcTTATACTTCGcactcattcacttccatttctcctcttGTCTTCAGCTCACTCTacttacactttctaccattccTCTTTAACAAATGTCCCTTTTTCCCAGAATTTAATTTCTTTGGGACTGggtggcagtattgagtagcttggataataaGGTAATgcaggcaatgcaaatagtctgggtagccatttgattagatgttcaggagtcttatgggttGGGTTAGAAGcggtttagaagcctcttgaacctagactTTGGGCTCCAGTACCGCTTGACATCAACCAAATTCATGGTACTATCCTGaatttaattatttaaaaaaattgttcTCCTTCAGTTGGATTTAAATGTCTATTCAGATCCCCACATAGGCTCAGGAACCTGGGAGGGGGAACTTCTTCATTCAGTACTCCCTGTAACATTAAGGCTGTAAAGCCTTGGAGATCCAGAAATCTATTTGCGCCTTCACAATGATGTCTAGCTtcttatattttttatttgtttgtctAGTGCAATTTATCACTTGCGCTATAAAAGcgacaaagtccaccttcttcaACATTGGTGTGTCGGGATCCTTCTCCTACATGGTTTTCACAGCAGACTGTGGGACATCCACTACCATCTCTCTGCTCACTCCTATGTCCACTGCCTCCACATAGGAGACCTGCTGGATGGCCCTGATCCTAGCTACTGCGAACCCCTTCA carries:
- the LOC110533300 gene encoding 14-3-3 protein gamma-1-like; the encoded protein is MVDREPLVQKARLAEQAERYDDMAAAMKSVTESNEALSNEERNLLSVAYKNVVGARRSSWRVVSSIEQKTSADGNEKKMEMVRAYREKIEKELETVCQNVLNLLDNFLIKNCNDTQHESKVFYLKMKGDYYRYLAEVATDEKRVGVVESSEKSYSEAHEISKEHMQPTHPIRLGLALNYSVFYYEIQNAPEQACHLAKTAFDDAIAELDTLNEDSYKDSTLIMQLLRDNLTLWTSDQQDDEGGETNN